In Chloracidobacterium sp., one genomic interval encodes:
- a CDS encoding GxxExxY protein, whose translation MEDKIVYRDLSYRIVGLAIQVRKELGFGFLEKVYENALMVLLRENGIRAEQQVPIKVSFHGQIIGDYIADILVEDSIILELKALDKIIPVHKAQVLNYLKATGLKLAILLNFGKDSLEHERLVM comes from the coding sequence ATGGAAGACAAAATTGTTTACAGAGACCTTTCCTATCGGATCGTTGGCTTGGCGATTCAAGTCAGGAAGGAGCTAGGATTTGGCTTTCTCGAAAAAGTCTACGAAAACGCGCTGATGGTTCTGCTCCGAGAGAACGGCATTCGTGCCGAGCAGCAAGTTCCGATCAAGGTTAGCTTTCACGGACAAATTATTGGTGATTATATCGCCGATATATTGGTCGAAGATTCAATAATCCTTGAATTAAAAGCTCTCGATAAAATAATTCCGGTTCATAAAGCTCAAGTTTTGAATTATCTTAAAGCGACCGGACTGAAACTTGCGATTCTTCTCAATTTTGGGAAAGATTCACTTGAACATGAACGGCTCGTTATGTGA
- a CDS encoding esterase: MRTILFAAAAIFLFAVQAFPQNYQTFNVDGVQRKAIIFAGAGKTKSSPVVFFFHGHGGNADFAARRFRFHDAWKDAIVVYMEGIPGVGLITDKEGVKNGWQNAPGTAGDRDLKFFDAVLKQLHKDYKVDDKRVYAAGFSNGARFVYVLWAARGDKFAAFCAVAAPGGRLIQNAAPRSIWVSMGENDPIVPIRSQKASLNLVEELLDIDVRKGVSKGDTVTYKGRNDTELAVQIRKAGHQFPTDSISDIVAFFKRNTKH, from the coding sequence ATGAGAACGATATTATTTGCGGCAGCGGCGATCTTTCTATTTGCGGTTCAGGCATTCCCTCAGAATTATCAGACGTTCAATGTTGACGGTGTTCAGCGAAAGGCGATCATTTTTGCCGGTGCGGGCAAGACAAAAAGCTCGCCGGTGGTGTTCTTCTTTCACGGACACGGTGGTAACGCAGACTTTGCCGCGCGGCGATTTAGGTTTCACGACGCGTGGAAGGACGCGATCGTCGTCTATATGGAAGGCATTCCCGGCGTTGGGCTAATCACGGACAAAGAGGGCGTAAAGAATGGCTGGCAAAATGCGCCCGGAACGGCAGGTGATCGTGATCTGAAGTTTTTTGATGCAGTTCTAAAGCAACTGCACAAAGACTATAAGGTTGACGACAAGCGGGTTTACGCTGCGGGATTTTCGAACGGCGCGCGTTTTGTTTACGTTTTGTGGGCAGCACGCGGCGACAAATTTGCTGCTTTTTGTGCGGTGGCCGCCCCGGGCGGGCGTTTGATACAAAATGCGGCTCCAAGATCGATCTGGGTAAGCATGGGCGAAAATGATCCGATCGTCCCGATACGGTCACAGAAAGCATCGCTCAACCTCGTCGAGGAACTTTTAGATATCGACGTGAGAAAGGGCGTTTCAAAAGGCGACACCGTAACCTATAAAGGCAGGAATGATACCGAACTCGCAGTACAGATCCGAAAGGCCGGGCATCAGTTTCCGACAGACTCGATCTCCGATATCGTCGCGTTCTTCAAACGCAACACTAAACATTAA
- a CDS encoding IS256 family transposase: MTIDNELIDNLLKDYKKPEDLIGEDGLLKQLTKRLLERAMAAELTEHVGYEKHEASGRGSGNSRNGTSRKTLKGNFGTVPIEVPRDRAGTFEPQIVGKHQTRFTGFDEKIISLYARGMSTREIQQHIEEIYQVEVSPTLVSTVTDAVIDEVKAWQNRQLDEVYPILYLDALQFKVRDQGHVRNKAVYLAIGVNMDGLKEVLGMWIAQSEGAKFWLSVVTELKNRGVNDIIIACVDGLKGFPEAIETVFPKAEVQLCIVHMVRHSLNYVGWKERKEVARDLKTIYSSATDAEAEQRLDEFADKWDARFPTISRSWRSNWTRIIPFFAYPPEIRRVIYTTNAIESLNMTLRKVTKARGSFPNDEAVQKLLYLALRNITKKWTMPIRDWKAALSRFAIVYEDRLPQS; this comes from the coding sequence ATGACCATAGACAACGAGCTGATTGACAATTTATTGAAGGACTATAAGAAGCCGGAGGATCTGATCGGGGAGGACGGATTGCTGAAGCAGTTGACGAAGCGGCTGCTGGAGCGAGCGATGGCGGCAGAGCTGACCGAGCACGTGGGATACGAAAAGCATGAGGCGTCGGGCAGAGGCAGCGGCAATTCGCGCAACGGGACATCGAGAAAGACGCTGAAAGGCAACTTTGGCACAGTACCGATCGAGGTGCCGCGTGACCGGGCGGGGACGTTCGAGCCGCAGATCGTCGGCAAGCATCAGACGCGATTCACGGGTTTTGACGAGAAGATCATATCGCTTTACGCACGTGGGATGTCGACCCGCGAGATACAGCAGCACATCGAAGAGATCTACCAGGTGGAAGTCTCGCCGACGCTTGTTTCGACAGTCACCGATGCGGTCATTGATGAAGTAAAAGCGTGGCAGAACCGGCAGCTTGACGAGGTCTACCCGATCCTTTACCTGGACGCTCTTCAGTTCAAGGTTCGAGACCAGGGCCACGTTCGAAACAAGGCCGTTTATCTGGCGATCGGTGTCAACATGGACGGATTGAAGGAAGTGCTGGGCATGTGGATAGCTCAGAGTGAGGGGGCAAAGTTCTGGCTTTCGGTCGTCACCGAACTCAAGAACCGCGGCGTTAATGACATCATTATCGCCTGTGTTGACGGGCTCAAAGGCTTTCCCGAAGCGATCGAGACCGTGTTTCCGAAAGCTGAGGTACAGTTGTGCATCGTCCACATGGTACGCCATTCGCTCAATTACGTCGGCTGGAAGGAGCGTAAAGAAGTGGCCCGGGACCTTAAAACGATCTATAGCTCGGCGACTGACGCAGAGGCCGAACAGCGGCTCGACGAATTTGCCGACAAGTGGGATGCCCGCTTTCCGACGATCTCTCGAAGCTGGCGCTCGAACTGGACCCGCATAATCCCATTTTTTGCCTATCCGCCGGAGATCAGACGCGTGATCTATACGACCAACGCCATCGAGTCGCTCAATATGACGCTTCGCAAAGTGACAAAGGCCCGCGGATCATTTCCAAATGACGAGGCCGTGCAAAAACTGCTCTATCTCGCTCTGCGAAATATCACAAAAAAATGGACCATGCCGATCCGCGATTGGAAGGCCGCCCTCAGCCGGTTCGCTATCGTCTACGAAGACCGGCTGCCACAGAGTTGA
- a CDS encoding WG repeat-containing protein — translation MRFLLHTFLIAAFLAVLTGVQRIAAQDHVSDNWFPVYVNGKAGYIDRTGKIVIEPQFDGASYFSEGLARVSVGRDTIITQGFSQGFIDESGKVVIRPEWDVAAHFSEGLAAVGYDQTKQKIKIGNNTFYTSASHTWYRWGFINKKGEMVIEPKFSEVSEFRNGIAAAEISIMSEWKMGFINTKGEWVIPPNFDDTNQFSEGLARVFVNGKYGYIDRAGKIVIKPKFSWARDFSEGLACVKLGGDVVKPTGMSITRHNANYGFIDQTGKVIFKVGRGGCESFSNGIARVAVGPGHRAIDKTGKFLFDPSIDIWSDFSDGLAEVYLAGNEIGFIDEKGSLVIRQKFGSAQDFYRGLSEVCESYDVGAKCGYIDKTGKVIWQPTK, via the coding sequence ATGCGTTTTCTGCTGCACACATTTTTGATCGCGGCTTTTTTGGCGGTGCTGACGGGCGTTCAACGAATTGCGGCTCAGGATCATGTATCGGACAACTGGTTCCCGGTCTATGTAAATGGAAAGGCCGGCTACATTGACAGAACGGGAAAGATCGTCATTGAGCCGCAATTCGATGGGGCCTCATATTTTTCAGAAGGCTTAGCTCGCGTGTCTGTGGGCAGAGACACCATAATCACACAAGGGTTTAGTCAGGGGTTCATTGATGAGAGCGGTAAGGTCGTTATCCGGCCTGAATGGGATGTTGCGGCGCATTTCTCAGAAGGCCTTGCGGCTGTTGGATACGATCAAACCAAGCAAAAAATCAAGATCGGCAATAATACCTTTTACACCTCTGCATCGCATACATGGTATCGCTGGGGTTTTATAAATAAAAAAGGCGAGATGGTGATTGAACCAAAGTTTTCAGAGGTTTCTGAGTTTCGCAATGGCATTGCTGCCGCTGAGATCTCGATAATGTCCGAATGGAAAATGGGGTTCATCAACACAAAAGGTGAATGGGTAATACCCCCAAATTTTGACGATACCAATCAATTTTCCGAAGGATTAGCCAGAGTTTTTGTAAATGGCAAATATGGCTATATTGATCGAGCCGGAAAGATTGTAATAAAACCCAAATTTAGCTGGGCAAGAGATTTTTCCGAAGGTCTCGCTTGCGTGAAACTTGGTGGAGACGTGGTCAAGCCGACTGGAATGTCCATAACAAGACATAATGCTAACTATGGGTTTATTGACCAAACCGGGAAAGTAATATTCAAGGTCGGCAGGGGCGGTTGCGAATCATTTTCAAATGGAATCGCCCGTGTTGCAGTGGGACCGGGACATCGCGCAATAGACAAAACAGGGAAGTTTCTGTTCGATCCGTCGATTGATATTTGGTCGGATTTTAGTGACGGACTGGCGGAAGTCTATTTAGCGGGTAATGAAATCGGTTTTATTGATGAAAAAGGAAGCCTAGTTATTCGACAAAAGTTTGGGAGCGCACAAGATTTTTATCGCGGACTTTCTGAGGTTTGCGAGAGTTACGATGTTGGGGCAAAGTGCGGCTATATCGACAAAACCGGAAAAGTCATCTGGCAGCCGACGAAATAG
- a CDS encoding ORF6N domain-containing protein: MFRLSEAELENLRYQIGISSSSNYGGRRYMPYVFTEQGVAMLSSVLNSDRAVQVNIAIMRAFVNIRKMALTNEEVAKKLAAIEKRIDHHDESFKKVFGAIRAMLNPPAKAEKQIGYIRNRKRS, from the coding sequence ATGTTTCGGCTTTCAGAAGCTGAGCTTGAAAACTTGAGGTACCAAATTGGCATCTCAAGTTCGAGCAACTACGGCGGACGGCGTTATATGCCGTATGTTTTTACCGAGCAGGGTGTTGCTATGCTTTCGAGTGTGTTGAACAGCGACCGTGCGGTGCAGGTAAACATCGCCATTATGCGGGCATTCGTAAATATCCGTAAAATGGCTTTAACCAACGAAGAAGTTGCCAAGAAATTAGCTGCGATCGAAAAAAGGATCGATCATCACGATGAGAGTTTTAAAAAGGTATTCGGGGCGATACGAGCCATGCTGAATCCGCCGGCTAAAGCGGAAAAACAAATAGGTTACATAAGGAACAGGAAGAGATCATGA
- the hppD gene encoding 4-hydroxyphenylpyruvate dioxygenase, with protein MTEQNNPLGLKKIHHVEFYVGNAKQAEFYYRKAFGFSRVAYSGLETGNRETTSYVLRQGKVNFVLTAPMGPEHPAAEHLKQHGDGVKDIAFYVEDADHAFNEAVKRGAAPVVEPRDLKDDNGSVRHSAIRTYGDTIHSFISYNTNNGHNYSGPFLPGFVEQVVEGESTGLMLVDHIVGNVELGKMTVWCDFYRDVMGFQRYITFDDKDISTEYSALMSIVMSDGQHNIKFPINEPAEGKGGKSQIQEYIDFYRSAGAQHVALLCRDVLATVQKLQDNGIEFLRVPDEYYEEIPARVGEIDESIEDLKRLGILVDRDDEGYLLQIFTKPVEDRPTVFYEILQRKGCKGFGKGNFKALFVSIEEEQRRRGNL; from the coding sequence ATGACAGAACAAAATAATCCGTTAGGGCTTAAGAAGATACACCACGTTGAGTTTTACGTAGGCAATGCGAAGCAGGCCGAATTCTATTATCGAAAGGCGTTCGGCTTCTCGCGTGTTGCGTACTCAGGCCTCGAAACCGGCAATCGCGAGACAACGAGCTATGTGCTCCGACAGGGCAAGGTCAATTTTGTCCTGACCGCTCCGATGGGCCCGGAACATCCCGCGGCCGAGCATCTTAAACAGCACGGCGACGGTGTAAAGGACATCGCGTTTTATGTCGAGGATGCCGATCACGCTTTTAACGAGGCGGTGAAGCGTGGCGCCGCACCCGTAGTCGAACCGCGCGACCTAAAGGACGACAATGGTTCTGTCCGGCATTCTGCGATCCGAACCTACGGCGATACGATCCACTCGTTCATCTCGTATAACACAAATAACGGCCATAATTATTCCGGCCCGTTCCTGCCCGGCTTTGTCGAACAAGTGGTAGAGGGCGAATCGACCGGCCTTATGCTCGTCGATCATATCGTCGGTAATGTCGAACTCGGCAAGATGACCGTGTGGTGCGATTTCTATCGGGATGTGATGGGCTTCCAGCGTTACATCACGTTCGATGATAAGGATATTTCGACCGAATATTCGGCGCTGATGTCCATCGTGATGAGTGACGGCCAGCACAATATCAAATTCCCGATCAACGAGCCTGCCGAGGGCAAGGGCGGCAAATCGCAGATCCAGGAATACATCGATTTTTATCGCTCGGCCGGTGCCCAGCACGTAGCGTTGCTGTGCCGCGATGTTTTGGCGACGGTTCAAAAACTGCAGGACAACGGCATCGAATTTCTGCGCGTCCCGGACGAATATTACGAAGAGATCCCAGCACGCGTCGGCGAGATCGACGAGAGCATCGAGGACCTGAAACGCCTCGGCATACTCGTTGACCGCGACGACGAAGGCTACCTGCTCCAGATCTTTACAAAGCCGGTCGAAGACCGCCCGACCGTGTTTTACGAAATTCTCCAACGCAAGGGCTGCAAGGGATTCGGTAAAGGCAACTTTAAGGCGCTCTTCGTCTCGATCGAGGAAGAACAGCGGCGGCGCGGAAATCTATAG
- a CDS encoding homogentisate 1,2-dioxygenase: MKLKYQTGFGNEFATEAVEGALPVGRNSPQRAPLGLYAEQFSGTAFTVPRANNRRTWTYRIRPSAMHKPFERIGNGRWQGKSDDIDITPNQLRWDPLPVPTEPTDLIEGVTTIALNGDILSQAGIGVHIYAANRGMGDRYFYNADGEMLFVPEMGRIRFLTELGRIEAEPGEIVLLPRGIRFQAEPCEENGAVRGYICENFGAQFRLPELGPIGANGLANPRDFETPVAWYDGREGAFEQVAKFGGNLWSCEIAHSPFDVVAWHGTNVPFKYDLRRFNTIGTISYDHPDPSIFTVMTSPSGDAGTANCDFAIFPDRWLVGEDTFRPPWYHRNTMSEYMGLIYGRYDAKEEGFLPGGGSLHNQMTAHGPDLDAFEKASNAELVPQKLSGTMAFMFESRYIIRPTKFAMDCAQLQHEYSEVWQGFTKNFKA, from the coding sequence ATGAAACTAAAATATCAAACAGGATTTGGAAATGAGTTTGCGACCGAGGCTGTTGAAGGTGCGTTGCCCGTCGGGCGCAACTCGCCGCAGCGGGCTCCGCTTGGGCTTTACGCCGAGCAGTTTTCGGGCACGGCGTTCACGGTTCCGCGTGCGAACAATCGCCGCACGTGGACGTATCGCATACGCCCTTCGGCGATGCACAAGCCTTTCGAACGCATAGGCAATGGGCGTTGGCAAGGCAAGTCGGATGATATCGACATAACGCCAAATCAGCTGCGCTGGGATCCGCTGCCCGTGCCGACCGAGCCGACAGATCTCATTGAGGGCGTTACGACGATCGCTCTTAACGGCGACATCCTTTCGCAGGCCGGCATCGGCGTCCATATCTACGCCGCAAATCGCGGAATGGGCGACCGCTATTTCTACAATGCCGACGGCGAGATGCTGTTCGTGCCCGAGATGGGGCGGATACGCTTTTTGACCGAACTCGGACGCATCGAGGCTGAGCCGGGCGAGATCGTCCTGCTGCCGCGCGGCATTCGTTTTCAGGCCGAACCTTGCGAAGAGAACGGCGCTGTCCGCGGCTACATCTGCGAGAACTTCGGCGCGCAATTCCGCCTTCCTGAGCTTGGCCCGATCGGTGCCAACGGCCTTGCGAATCCGCGCGATTTCGAAACGCCGGTCGCATGGTATGACGGGCGCGAAGGCGCCTTTGAACAGGTCGCGAAATTCGGCGGCAACCTTTGGTCCTGCGAGATCGCCCATTCGCCGTTCGATGTCGTCGCCTGGCACGGAACGAACGTTCCGTTCAAGTACGACCTTCGCCGTTTCAACACCATCGGCACCATTTCTTACGATCATCCCGATCCGTCGATCTTTACGGTAATGACAAGCCCTTCGGGCGATGCCGGCACTGCGAACTGCGACTTTGCCATCTTCCCTGACCGCTGGCTCGTCGGCGAAGATACCTTCCGCCCGCCTTGGTACCACCGCAACACGATGAGCGAATATATGGGACTGATCTACGGCCGGTACGATGCCAAAGAAGAGGGCTTCCTGCCCGGCGGCGGCTCGCTCCATAACCAAATGACCGCACACGGCCCCGACCTCGACGCCTTTGAAAAAGCCTCGAACGCAGAGCTTGTTCCGCAAAAACTAAGCGGCACGATGGCCTTTATGTTCGAATCGCGCTACATCATTCGCCCGACAAAATTCGCCATGGACTGTGCGCAGCTCCAACACGAATATTCCGAGGTGTGGCAAGGGTTCACGAAGAATTTTAAGGCTTAA
- a CDS encoding ORF6N domain-containing protein, with product MAAKGKQTIETAIVTLDQVERRIYMIRGNKVMLDSELASLYGVTTSALNRAVKRRV from the coding sequence ATGGCGGCTAAAGGCAAGCAGACGATCGAAACGGCGATAGTCACGCTCGACCAGGTTGAGCGGCGAATATATATGATTCGCGGTAATAAGGTGATGCTCGATAGTGAGTTGGCAAGCCTTTACGGCGTAACGACCTCGGCATTGAACCGTGCGGTCAAAAGGAGGGTGTAA
- a CDS encoding putative addiction module antidote protein has protein sequence MGSTKTTLYDSAEYLETPEDMAAYLEACLEIADGDAAFIAKALGNIARAKGMTEIAREAGLSRESLYKALSGERTPSFDTILKVISALGLKIHAEAV, from the coding sequence ATGGGAAGCACAAAAACAACTCTGTACGATTCAGCGGAATATCTGGAAACTCCGGAAGACATGGCCGCTTACCTTGAGGCTTGTCTCGAAATTGCCGACGGCGATGCAGCGTTTATTGCAAAAGCTTTGGGAAATATTGCCCGTGCGAAAGGCATGACCGAGATCGCTCGTGAAGCCGGCCTATCGCGTGAAAGCCTCTACAAAGCTCTTTCAGGCGAACGCACACCGAGTTTCGACACGATCCTCAAGGTCATCTCCGCACTCGGTCTGAAAATCCACGCCGAAGCTGTTTAA